A genomic region of Oryza glaberrima chromosome 1, OglaRS2, whole genome shotgun sequence contains the following coding sequences:
- the LOC127774416 gene encoding uncharacterized protein LOC127774416 isoform X1, with protein MDELNLLRQHQHQHQHHLVVRGLGEEIDLEIGPGDDPSFPGAALVGVTPGAHDPADDHKSLLIPCSQPAAEGQPQPTPPQVEEHDGLLRLPGQTKKKKKVVKKWREEWADTYKWAYVAVHDNTSRIFCTVCKEYGRKHRRNPYGNEGSRNMQMSALEEHNNSLLHKEALRLQTASKENAQPPEIERPVYVKALSKTAASILESILKRDPHEAEFIQSIQEVVHSLEPVLVKNSQHVQILERLLEPERCFIFRVPWVDDRGEAHVNRGFRVQFSQALGPCRGGLRFHPSMTLSVAKFLAFEQTLKNALSQYKLGGAAGGSDFDPKGKSESEIMRFCQSFMDELYRYLGPDQDFPAEDVGVGPREMGYLFGQYRRLSGHFQGNFTGPKIFWSGSSFRTEATGYGLVFFARVVLADMNKELKGLRCVISGSGKIAMHVLEKLLSCEAIPVTVSDSMGYLLDTEGFDYMKYSVLRNIKAQQRSLKEYLKSYPNAKYIDDAKPWSEKCDVAFPCASQNEIDQAEALAIINSGCRVLIECSNMPCTAQAVDILRTAKVVVAPAKATAAGGVAVGELELNPEFSLMQWSVEDFENKIQDAVKQTYDRSIKAAQDYGIMKENPELVFFLCSEDVFLCFRLVSTQKLIDLSMQVVGAWCKHMFVS; from the exons ATGGACGAGCTCAACCTGTTGcggcagcaccagcaccagcaccagcaccacctGGTGGTGCGCGGCCTCGGCGAGGAGATCGACCTCGAGATCGGCCCGGGCGACGACCCCTCCTTCCCCGGCGCGGCCCTCGTCGGCGTCACCCCCGGCGCGCACGACCCCGCGGACGACCACAAGAGCCTCCTCATCCCGTGCTCGCAGCCCGCCGCCGAGGGGCAGCCgcagccgacgccgccgcaggTGGAGGAGCACGACGGGCTGCTACGGCTGCCGGGGCaaaccaagaagaagaagaaggtggtgaaGAAATGGAGGGAGGAGTGGGCGGACACCTACAAGTGGGCCTACGTCGCCGTGCACGACAACACCAGCAGGATCTTCTGCACCGTGTGCAAGGAGTACGGGCGGAAGCACCGCCGGAATCCCTACGGGAACGAGGGGAGCAGGAACATGCAGATGAGCGCGCTGGAGGAGCACAACAACAGCTTGCTGCACAAGGAGGCGCTGCGGTTGCAGACGGCGTCCAAGGAGAACGCGCAGCCCCCTGAGATCGAGAGGCCGGTATATGTCAAAG CTCTGTCGAAAACTGCAGCCTCTATACTTGAATCTATCCTAAAGAGGGACCCTCATGAAGCTGAGTTTATACAGTCTATCCAAGAGGTGGTTCATTCCTTGGAACCAGTTTTGGTGAAGAACTCCCA ACATGTCCAAATTTTGGAGCGTTTGTTGGAACCTGAGAGATGCTTTATCTTCAGAGTTCCATGGGTTGATGATAGAGGTGAAGCACATGTAAATCGAGGCTTCCGTGTGCAGTTCAGTCAAGCGTTAGGTCCATGCAGAGGTGGTCTTCGTTTCCACCCTTCCATGACTTTGAGCGTAGCAAAATTTCTAGCTTTTGAGCAG ACTCTAAAAAATGCTTTGTCACAATATAAACTTGGAGGAGCTGCTGGAGGGAGTGATTTTGATCCCAAGGGTAAAAGTGAAAGTGAG ATAATGCGTTTTTGTCAAAGTTTCATGGATGAGCTGTATAGATATTTGGGGCCTGATCAG GATTTTCCTGCTGAAGATGTTGGTGTGGGTCCAAGAGAAATGGGTTATCTTTTTGGGCAGTATAGACGCCTTTCTGGTCATTTTCAG GGGAATTTTACAGGGCCTAAAATCTTCTGGTCTGGTTCTAGTTTCCGAACAGAAGCTACTGGATACGGACTG GTATTCTTTGCACGTGTAGTGCTTGCTGATATGAACAAGGAACTCAAAGGATTAAG ATGTGTGATAAGTGGTTCTGGAAAGATAGCAATGCATGTATTGGAAAAGCTTCTGTCATGTGAAGCTATTCCTGTTACAGTTTCAG ATTCGATGGGTTATTTGTTAGACACGGAAGGGTTTGATTACATGAAATATTCAGTTCTAAGGAACATCAAGGCTCAGCAAAGGAGCCTCAA GGAATACTTGAAATCATATCCAAATGCCAAATATATAGATGATGCAAAGCCCTGGAGTGAGAAGTGTGACGTTGCATTCCCTTGTGCATCACAAAATGAGATTGACCAGGCGGAGGCTCTTGCAATAATTAACTCTGGCTGCCGTGTTCTTATAGAAT GTTCAAATATGCCTTGCACTGCTCAAGCAGTTGATATCCTACGAACAGCAAAAGTAGTTGTTGCTCCCGCAAAGGCAACTGCCGCTGGTGGG GTAGCAGTTGGAGAACTCGAACTGAACCCTGAGTTCAGTTTGATGCAGTGGTCAGTGGAGGATTTTGAGAACAAAATACAG gaTGCGGTGAAACAAACATATGACAGATCTATCAAAGCTGCTCAAGATTATGGAATCATGAAAGAGAACCCAGAGTTAGTTTTCTTCTTGTGCTCTGAGGATGTCTTCCTTTGTTTCCGCCTGGTTTCAACCCAGAAGCTGATCGATCTCTCTATGCAGGTCGTTGGTGCATGGTGCAAACATATGTTCGTTTCTTAA
- the LOC127774439 gene encoding uncharacterized protein LOC127774439, with amino-acid sequence MADYEQEQEMEVEALQAILMDDIKEIDPSESGLSTTARCFQIVLSPQDDDFDESAYVPVQLALIFAHTEKYPDEPPLLNVKSVRGMKSEDLASLKEKLEQEATENLGMAMVYTLVTSAQDWLSEKYGQNAGDGESEENEAEEEEVIVPHGEAVTVESFLAWRDRFEAELALQRAKLMPESALTAPKEKKLSGRQYFESGRHAMKGASTTADEEEEEEEDIDFDEDFDDDEEDMLEHYLAEQSGKSAA; translated from the exons ATGGCTG attacgagcaggagcaggagatggaggtggaggcccTGCAGGCCATCCTCATGGACGACATCAAgg agATCGACCCCAGCGAGAGCGGGCTCAGCACCACGGCTCGCTGCTTCCAGATCGTGCTCTCCCCTCAG GATGATGATTTCGATGAGTCGGCTTATGTGCCAG TCCAACTGGCTCTGATTTTTGCACACACCGAAAAATATCCGGATGAGCCTCCGCTTTTGAATGTCAAAAG TGTACGGGGAATGAAATCAGAAGATCTTGCATCCTTGAAAGAAAAGCTTGAGCAAGAG GCAACTGAAAATCTCGGCATGGCTATGGTCTATACTCTTGTCACATCAGCACAAGATTGGTTAAGTGAGAAATATGGACAGAATGCTGGAGATGGGGAATCTGAAGAAAATGAggcagaagaagaggag GTCATTGTGCCCCATGGTGAAGCTGTTACTGTAGAGAGCTTTCTGGCTTGGAGAGATCGTTTTGAAGCTGAATTGGCGCTACAGCGTGCCAA GCTTATGCCAGAGTCAGCTCTTACAGCTCCGAAGGAAAAGAAACTCTCAGGAAGACAGTATTTTGAAAGTGGAAGGCATGCAATG AAAGGAGCAAGTACCACTGCTgacgaagaggaggaagaagaggaagacatCGACTTTGATGAAGACTTCGATG ATGACGAAGAGGACATGCTTGAGCATTACTTAGCAGAACAGTCAGGCAAGTCGGCCGCTTAA
- the LOC127774416 gene encoding uncharacterized protein LOC127774416 isoform X2, producing MDELNLLRQHQHQHQHHLVVRGLGEEIDLEIGPGDDPSFPGAALVGVTPGAHDPADDHKSLLIPCSQPAAEGQPQPTPPQVEEHDGLLRLPGQTKKKKKVVKKWREEWADTYKWAYVAVHDNTSRIFCTVCKEYGRKHRRNPYGNEGSRNMQMSALEEHNNSLLHKEALRLQTASKENAQPPEIERPVYVKALSKTAASILESILKRDPHEAEFIQSIQEVVHSLEPVLVKNSQHVQILERLLEPERCFIFRVPWVDDRGEAHVNRGFRVQFSQALGPCRGGLRFHPSMTLSVAKFLAFEQTLKNALSQYKLGGAAGGSDFDPKGKSESEIMRFCQSFMDELYRYLGPDQDFPAEDVGVGPREMGYLFGQYRRLSGHFQGNFTGPKIFWSGSSFRTEATGYGLVFFARVVLADMNKELKGLRCVISGSGKIAMHVLEKLLSCEAIPVTVSDSMGYLLDTEGFDYMKYSVLRNIKAQQRSLKEYLKSYPNAKYIDDAKPWSEKCDVAFPCASQNEIDQAEALAIINSGCRVLIECSNMPCTAQAVDILRTAKVVVAPAKATAAGGVAVGELELNPEFSLMQWSVEDFENKIQDAVKQTYDRSIKAAQDYGIMKENPESLVHGANICSFLNIAQAMTDQGCA from the exons ATGGACGAGCTCAACCTGTTGcggcagcaccagcaccagcaccagcaccacctGGTGGTGCGCGGCCTCGGCGAGGAGATCGACCTCGAGATCGGCCCGGGCGACGACCCCTCCTTCCCCGGCGCGGCCCTCGTCGGCGTCACCCCCGGCGCGCACGACCCCGCGGACGACCACAAGAGCCTCCTCATCCCGTGCTCGCAGCCCGCCGCCGAGGGGCAGCCgcagccgacgccgccgcaggTGGAGGAGCACGACGGGCTGCTACGGCTGCCGGGGCaaaccaagaagaagaagaaggtggtgaaGAAATGGAGGGAGGAGTGGGCGGACACCTACAAGTGGGCCTACGTCGCCGTGCACGACAACACCAGCAGGATCTTCTGCACCGTGTGCAAGGAGTACGGGCGGAAGCACCGCCGGAATCCCTACGGGAACGAGGGGAGCAGGAACATGCAGATGAGCGCGCTGGAGGAGCACAACAACAGCTTGCTGCACAAGGAGGCGCTGCGGTTGCAGACGGCGTCCAAGGAGAACGCGCAGCCCCCTGAGATCGAGAGGCCGGTATATGTCAAAG CTCTGTCGAAAACTGCAGCCTCTATACTTGAATCTATCCTAAAGAGGGACCCTCATGAAGCTGAGTTTATACAGTCTATCCAAGAGGTGGTTCATTCCTTGGAACCAGTTTTGGTGAAGAACTCCCA ACATGTCCAAATTTTGGAGCGTTTGTTGGAACCTGAGAGATGCTTTATCTTCAGAGTTCCATGGGTTGATGATAGAGGTGAAGCACATGTAAATCGAGGCTTCCGTGTGCAGTTCAGTCAAGCGTTAGGTCCATGCAGAGGTGGTCTTCGTTTCCACCCTTCCATGACTTTGAGCGTAGCAAAATTTCTAGCTTTTGAGCAG ACTCTAAAAAATGCTTTGTCACAATATAAACTTGGAGGAGCTGCTGGAGGGAGTGATTTTGATCCCAAGGGTAAAAGTGAAAGTGAG ATAATGCGTTTTTGTCAAAGTTTCATGGATGAGCTGTATAGATATTTGGGGCCTGATCAG GATTTTCCTGCTGAAGATGTTGGTGTGGGTCCAAGAGAAATGGGTTATCTTTTTGGGCAGTATAGACGCCTTTCTGGTCATTTTCAG GGGAATTTTACAGGGCCTAAAATCTTCTGGTCTGGTTCTAGTTTCCGAACAGAAGCTACTGGATACGGACTG GTATTCTTTGCACGTGTAGTGCTTGCTGATATGAACAAGGAACTCAAAGGATTAAG ATGTGTGATAAGTGGTTCTGGAAAGATAGCAATGCATGTATTGGAAAAGCTTCTGTCATGTGAAGCTATTCCTGTTACAGTTTCAG ATTCGATGGGTTATTTGTTAGACACGGAAGGGTTTGATTACATGAAATATTCAGTTCTAAGGAACATCAAGGCTCAGCAAAGGAGCCTCAA GGAATACTTGAAATCATATCCAAATGCCAAATATATAGATGATGCAAAGCCCTGGAGTGAGAAGTGTGACGTTGCATTCCCTTGTGCATCACAAAATGAGATTGACCAGGCGGAGGCTCTTGCAATAATTAACTCTGGCTGCCGTGTTCTTATAGAAT GTTCAAATATGCCTTGCACTGCTCAAGCAGTTGATATCCTACGAACAGCAAAAGTAGTTGTTGCTCCCGCAAAGGCAACTGCCGCTGGTGGG GTAGCAGTTGGAGAACTCGAACTGAACCCTGAGTTCAGTTTGATGCAGTGGTCAGTGGAGGATTTTGAGAACAAAATACAG gaTGCGGTGAAACAAACATATGACAGATCTATCAAAGCTGCTCAAGATTATGGAATCATGAAAGAGAACCCAGA GTCGTTGGTGCATGGTGCAAACATATGTTCGTTTCTTAATATTGCACAAGCCATGACTGATCAAGGATGTGCCTAG